A genomic segment from Leptolyngbya boryana PCC 6306 encodes:
- a CDS encoding cytochrome b, producing MALAQSFKPRLNNAFKQLMSVHWWMSGAYLVLFVTGTFMSQLDRSVAYRGSLYDFHKSIGVISMALLTWRIFLLLQVWWKKYTKRSPKFTTAWFKTVALHSSLYLLMWAVPIAGFLLSNSFRPNNVKFFGIVLPDLFPQNEAMVEIGRSAHFWLAYTFLALIVLHLVAQWKVVRANWRRLSNLLKPRTA from the coding sequence ATGGCATTAGCCCAATCGTTCAAGCCTAGATTGAATAACGCTTTCAAGCAGTTGATGTCTGTTCACTGGTGGATGAGTGGTGCGTATCTTGTCTTGTTTGTGACGGGCACATTTATGTCACAACTCGATCGTTCTGTAGCTTATCGAGGTTCACTTTACGATTTTCATAAATCGATCGGTGTTATATCGATGGCATTGCTGACTTGGCGAATCTTTCTACTCTTGCAAGTTTGGTGGAAGAAATACACCAAGCGATCGCCCAAATTTACAACTGCTTGGTTTAAGACAGTTGCACTCCATAGCAGTTTATATCTGTTGATGTGGGCAGTTCCGATCGCTGGATTTTTGCTGTCAAATTCATTTCGACCGAACAATGTAAAGTTCTTTGGGATTGTTCTTCCTGATCTCTTTCCGCAGAATGAAGCGATGGTAGAGATTGGTCGCAGTGCACATTTCTGGCTGGCTTACACGTTCTTAGCGTTGATTGTTCTGCATCTGGTTGCACAATGGAAAGTCGTGCGTGCAAATTGGCGACGATTGAGCAACTTACTAAAACCTAGAACCGCATGA
- a CDS encoding DUF3727 domain-containing protein, producing MDEDSMENMDAPTVTLTDDAGLTLTCYVEHSLDVEDQEYVLLLPVDSPIEIFAWQENGEEDEAVLVEDQETINLVFPIAKAVLEEQNLALKQTAVVLTVEGDLPDLDDEESWEGVESDGEDDQEELQLLASFWHEEQEYAIYTPLDPYFILARLDDNGNPHLLSQEELKKIEPMLPMIEDQLFDEME from the coding sequence ATGGACGAAGACAGCATGGAAAACATGGATGCTCCCACCGTAACCCTGACGGATGACGCAGGCTTAACGCTGACCTGCTATGTCGAGCATTCTTTAGACGTGGAAGACCAAGAATACGTGCTGCTGCTTCCCGTTGACTCGCCGATCGAGATTTTCGCTTGGCAAGAAAATGGCGAAGAAGATGAAGCCGTATTAGTCGAAGATCAGGAAACTATAAACCTCGTTTTTCCGATCGCCAAAGCTGTTCTAGAAGAACAGAATCTAGCACTCAAGCAAACCGCAGTTGTTTTAACGGTTGAAGGCGACTTGCCAGATCTCGACGACGAAGAAAGCTGGGAAGGCGTGGAATCTGACGGTGAGGATGACCAAGAAGAACTGCAACTCCTCGCGAGCTTCTGGCATGAAGAACAAGAATATGCCATTTATACCCCGCTCGATCCCTACTTCATCTTGGCGCGGCTGGATGACAACGGAAATCCGCATCTCCTTTCCCAAGAAGAACTGAAAAAAATCGAGCCAATGCTACCCATGATCGAAGATCAGCTATTCGATGAAATGGAGTAA
- a CDS encoding ETX/MTX2 family pore-forming toxin gives MPQITTTISEETVKDLNARLSAKNSPYQILVQQYPGIEYGTDMQVETPIQQPQPFIVGEVIHTNDSAINQSFTDVVSQSYEVAQTFSITAGLKSSFSIKGKTDFLILGAETTASVELSLTAGFTHSTKETITLQKSIPLIAPPHSKVTMQVIGQIVKVSNVPFTIDVTVGNGNWKIYTTDMLPVYRKFARGNHFYTTTPQEGEVHGYVDEGILGFVYMTQQPGTVPVYRKFGGGDHFYTTNLQEGKDQGYQDEGILGYVYPKQVDKTIPVYRKYNGKDHFYTTNLQEGKDQGYQDEGVLGYIYPQTGLNQSLDSILSESDRTFRSTGIFNGTLINQKTEIAIKQEERPPVKIPAHAAISSQGNSLVSTERTPAALLSTSNIIEVSRVR, from the coding sequence ATGCCTCAAATCACGACCACCATTTCAGAAGAAACGGTCAAAGATCTTAATGCTCGACTCAGTGCTAAAAATAGCCCCTATCAAATTTTGGTTCAGCAATATCCAGGTATCGAATATGGCACTGACATGCAAGTTGAAACCCCAATTCAACAGCCTCAGCCCTTTATCGTTGGCGAAGTGATTCATACGAACGATTCTGCAATCAATCAAAGCTTTACCGATGTGGTCAGCCAATCGTATGAAGTGGCTCAAACCTTCTCAATTACCGCAGGCTTGAAGTCTAGCTTTTCTATCAAAGGAAAGACTGATTTTTTGATATTAGGCGCAGAAACAACAGCCTCAGTTGAACTGTCCCTCACGGCTGGATTCACTCACAGTACAAAAGAGACTATCACTCTCCAAAAAAGCATTCCGCTAATCGCTCCGCCCCATAGCAAAGTGACGATGCAAGTGATTGGACAAATCGTGAAGGTTAGTAATGTCCCCTTCACGATTGATGTCACAGTTGGCAATGGCAATTGGAAGATTTACACCACTGACATGTTGCCCGTCTATCGAAAATTTGCCAGAGGGAATCATTTCTATACGACGACTCCGCAAGAAGGAGAAGTGCATGGCTACGTGGATGAAGGAATTTTGGGCTTTGTCTACATGACTCAGCAACCAGGAACTGTTCCGGTCTATCGCAAATTTGGCGGTGGCGATCACTTCTACACAACTAACCTACAAGAAGGTAAGGATCAAGGCTATCAAGATGAGGGCATTTTAGGCTACGTTTACCCCAAACAAGTAGATAAAACGATTCCGGTCTATCGCAAATACAATGGGAAAGACCATTTCTACACGACTAATCTACAAGAAGGTAAGGATCAAGGCTATCAAGATGAGGGCGTTTTAGGCTACATCTATCCGCAGACTGGACTCAATCAATCCCTAGATAGCATCTTGTCTGAAAGCGATCGTACTTTTCGTTCAACGGGCATCTTCAATGGAACGCTGATCAATCAGAAAACTGAAATTGCTATCAAGCAAGAAGAGCGCCCCCCTGTAAAAATTCCAGCCCATGCAGCAATCTCATCTCAAGGCAATTCTCTGGTTTCGACGGAAAGGACACCAGCTGCTTTGCTATCTACCTCAAACATCATTGAGGTGAGTCGAGTCAGGTAA
- the mug gene encoding G/U mismatch-specific DNA glycosylase, with protein sequence MIHKPTKAEIAAAYRQTLPDVIAPDLNILFSGINPSLYSAAVGHHFARPGNRFWKAIHLAGFTERLLSPFEDRTLLDRGFGLTNLAEPATARADELTSEDFIAGHEKLAQKLQQYKPKYLAVLGVSAYRIAFNQPKAQMGRQPETLFDTTIWVLPNPSGLNAHYQVDGLAQMYKLLHMAALNQL encoded by the coding sequence GTGATTCACAAGCCCACGAAAGCAGAAATCGCTGCTGCATATCGTCAAACTCTTCCTGATGTCATCGCGCCCGATTTGAACATTCTCTTTAGCGGAATCAATCCCAGTCTTTACAGTGCAGCCGTTGGACATCATTTTGCCCGTCCTGGAAATCGATTTTGGAAGGCAATTCATTTAGCTGGATTTACAGAGCGATTGTTGTCCCCGTTTGAAGATCGGACGTTACTCGATCGCGGATTCGGTCTAACGAATTTGGCGGAACCTGCCACCGCAAGAGCCGATGAACTGACTTCTGAAGATTTCATTGCAGGTCATGAAAAACTTGCCCAAAAGCTCCAGCAATACAAACCAAAGTATTTAGCGGTTTTAGGTGTGAGTGCATATCGGATCGCATTTAATCAGCCAAAAGCTCAGATGGGACGACAACCCGAGACTTTGTTTGACACCACAATTTGGGTCTTGCCGAATCCCAGCGGACTCAACGCGCACTATCAAGTCGATGGGCTGGCGCAGATGTACAAACTTTTACATATGGCAGCCCTAAATCAATTGTGA
- a CDS encoding SGNH/GDSL hydrolase family protein: MKKLIGSTALFLLLGCTPVSQVDGAQSGIRIMPLGDSITQGDRNHNSYRRSLWLKLRQAGYDINFVGSTRSHYLGNPPNSDFDLDHEGHWGWQADEVLAQIDGWTEQANPDIVLIHLGTNDILRGQSFESTIAELRSLIQTMRKRNPNLKILLAQLIPSQGGETLTQQFNQQIFVLARSLNSNTSPVILVDQFSGFNVSQDTYDGLHPNESGEQKMASRWFQALQTVISKKP, translated from the coding sequence ATGAAGAAACTGATTGGGAGTACGGCATTATTTTTACTTTTAGGCTGTACTCCGGTTTCGCAAGTCGATGGCGCACAGTCAGGCATTCGCATCATGCCGCTGGGAGATTCGATTACTCAAGGCGATCGCAATCACAATAGCTATCGGCGATCGCTCTGGCTGAAACTGCGGCAAGCTGGATATGACATCAATTTTGTCGGTTCAACGCGATCGCACTATCTGGGCAATCCGCCAAATTCTGATTTTGACCTTGATCATGAGGGACATTGGGGTTGGCAAGCCGATGAGGTTTTAGCGCAAATTGATGGCTGGACAGAACAAGCTAATCCTGACATTGTGCTGATTCATTTAGGCACGAATGACATTCTGAGAGGACAGAGTTTTGAAAGTACGATCGCGGAATTACGATCGCTGATTCAAACAATGCGAAAACGCAATCCGAATCTGAAAATTCTGCTGGCTCAATTGATTCCTTCTCAAGGAGGAGAAACACTGACGCAGCAATTTAATCAGCAGATTTTTGTGCTAGCTCGATCGCTAAATTCCAACACTAGCCCGGTCATTTTGGTCGATCAATTTAGTGGATTTAATGTCAGTCAAGATACTTACGATGGCTTGCATCCAAACGAATCAGGCGAACAGAAAATGGCAAGTCGTTGGTTTCAAGCCTTACAGACTGTAATCTCGAAAAAGCCCTAG
- a CDS encoding YqeG family HAD IIIA-type phosphatase, with protein sequence MTWGKLLQPDLLLDTTILGLTPEMLSERNLRGLVLDVDETLVPITTAQISTELLPWVEQVRQVTEIWLASNNISENRIKRIADILGVPYIIGAGKPSRRKLRRAVEAMNLPPEQVGMVGDRLFTDVLAGNRLGMCTILVQPMVDPTAEVARKYPVHAIEVWLSQALGATLTPYKP encoded by the coding sequence ATGACTTGGGGCAAACTCCTTCAACCCGATCTTCTTCTCGATACCACGATTTTAGGTTTGACACCTGAAATGCTATCTGAGCGCAATTTGCGTGGTCTTGTGTTAGATGTCGATGAGACGCTGGTTCCAATTACGACCGCGCAGATTTCAACCGAGTTATTGCCTTGGGTTGAGCAGGTGCGCCAAGTGACAGAGATTTGGCTTGCAAGTAACAATATTAGCGAGAATCGCATTAAGCGCATTGCGGATATTTTGGGCGTTCCTTATATTATCGGAGCAGGCAAGCCTTCTCGACGTAAGCTGAGACGAGCCGTAGAAGCGATGAATTTGCCGCCGGAGCAGGTAGGAATGGTGGGCGATCGCTTATTCACCGATGTGTTAGCAGGCAATCGGTTGGGAATGTGTACGATTTTGGTGCAGCCAATGGTCGATCCGACGGCTGAAGTGGCGCGAAAATACCCGGTTCACGCGATCGAGGTCTGGCTCTCTCAAGCTTTGGGTGCGACTTTGACTCCTTA
- the mltG gene encoding endolytic transglycosylase MltG, with protein MKIAKSFARFSFFLALVGVALGLSAWRAQAWWSFASSPMTPQATADQGKRILIQIPQGTSAQQIGQELEAAGLIRSAKAWDVLARWMMWQDPDGGFQAGNYELSTGDSLQSIANTIWNGQVAQRSFTIPEGWSMKQMANYFEKQGYFKAKDFLAAASEIPNSDYPWLPANLPFLEGFLYPDTYQIEAGSAITPKQVIRQMLNRFEQVALPLYNKNRANTNLSLLQWVTLASIVEKEAVIPSERGIISGVFHNRLKKNMTLGSDPTVEYALGVQQTPENPLTYAQVATPSPYNTYVTPGLPPTPIAAPGVASLKATLNPEATDYLYFVARYDGSHVFSRTLAEHESAQGKIRDRVDAQAQKEQQKTPQKTGN; from the coding sequence ATGAAAATCGCTAAAAGCTTTGCAAGATTTTCGTTTTTCCTAGCTCTCGTCGGGGTTGCACTTGGACTCTCTGCATGGCGCGCTCAAGCCTGGTGGAGTTTTGCGAGTTCGCCTATGACCCCGCAAGCGACAGCAGACCAAGGAAAACGAATCCTGATCCAAATTCCCCAAGGAACTTCGGCTCAACAAATTGGACAAGAACTCGAAGCTGCTGGGCTGATTCGTTCAGCGAAGGCTTGGGATGTTCTGGCACGCTGGATGATGTGGCAAGACCCAGATGGCGGATTCCAGGCTGGAAATTACGAACTCTCGACCGGAGATTCTCTGCAATCGATCGCGAACACGATCTGGAACGGGCAAGTTGCACAGCGCAGCTTCACCATTCCTGAGGGTTGGTCGATGAAGCAGATGGCAAATTATTTTGAGAAACAAGGCTATTTCAAAGCGAAAGACTTTCTAGCAGCCGCGAGCGAAATCCCGAATTCTGATTATCCTTGGCTGCCTGCGAATCTGCCATTTCTGGAAGGATTTTTGTATCCAGATACCTATCAGATCGAAGCGGGGAGCGCGATTACCCCAAAACAAGTGATTCGCCAAATGCTGAATCGCTTTGAGCAAGTGGCGCTACCGCTCTACAACAAAAACCGAGCCAATACTAATTTGTCTCTGCTGCAATGGGTCACGCTCGCTAGCATTGTTGAGAAAGAAGCCGTGATTCCGTCTGAGCGGGGAATTATTTCTGGAGTCTTTCACAATCGGTTGAAGAAGAATATGACCTTAGGCTCAGACCCCACGGTAGAGTATGCGCTTGGTGTTCAACAAACGCCTGAAAATCCGCTGACCTACGCTCAAGTTGCGACTCCTTCTCCGTATAATACTTACGTCACGCCAGGCTTGCCTCCGACCCCGATCGCGGCTCCTGGGGTTGCAAGTTTAAAGGCAACCTTAAATCCTGAAGCGACCGACTATCTCTATTTCGTGGCGCGATACGATGGATCACATGTGTTTAGTCGAACGTTAGCAGAGCATGAATCTGCGCAGGGTAAGATCCGCGATCGCGTCGATGCCCAAGCGCAGAAAGAACAGCAAAAAACTCCGCAAAAAACGGGAAATTAA
- a CDS encoding DUF4079 domain-containing protein yields MNLTEMLEPIAAFFRSLNVPEPIVHWGHPAMMSIVVLVMGGYGAWAGWQSRIAQDKEVAEKSRADHRKIMPWVVVFLTMGYTGGVLSLVMQHKPILESPHFWTANAVLALLYLNGAISLFNFAGNKPGLRLFHAYLGTAIAGILILHGVFGLKLGLSI; encoded by the coding sequence ATGAACTTGACGGAGATGCTAGAGCCGATCGCTGCGTTTTTTCGATCGCTGAATGTGCCGGAACCGATCGTGCATTGGGGTCATCCAGCCATGATGAGTATTGTGGTGTTGGTGATGGGAGGCTATGGTGCTTGGGCGGGCTGGCAGAGCCGAATCGCGCAAGATAAGGAAGTCGCCGAGAAGAGTCGGGCAGATCATCGCAAGATTATGCCTTGGGTCGTGGTGTTTTTGACAATGGGATACACAGGCGGCGTGCTATCGCTGGTGATGCAGCACAAACCCATTTTGGAGAGTCCGCATTTTTGGACGGCGAATGCGGTGTTAGCGCTGCTGTATTTGAATGGCGCAATTTCGTTGTTTAATTTTGCAGGCAACAAACCTGGATTACGCTTGTTCCATGCTTATTTAGGAACTGCGATCGCAGGAATTTTGATTCTGCATGGAGTGTTTGGACTGAAGTTGGGTCTGTCCATTTAA
- a CDS encoding ComEC/Rec2 family competence protein yields MQPVVVWGLAYIVGLLLTAIPMGGAIVLGCGVISAIVALKKSRKYARIFAIAGCVGLLAGIYLQFRTPQPSQIDVSRFVPQEKQEVTISGKVAALPKLTQSGKLQVWFDVAAVGEQKAEGKLYVTLPEIEGKDLFPGQAIAITGNLYKPKPKMNPGGFDFQKYLAQEGSFAGLSGKSIRLLDLNQKPEWGWWMVQKQIVRSQTEQLGQAEGAIVAAMVIGGQVVDIPFDVKEAFSKIGLSHALAASGFQVTLILGVLLALTRRLPKVIQISCCGAGLICFAGLTGLQPSVMRAVLMGFAILISLAFERKVKPLQSLLIVAIILLIWNPLWIWSLSFQFSFLATLGLLITVPALSKRLDWLPTVIVPAIAVPISALLWTLPLQLFSFGIVSPYCILANLLTTVLISFISLGGIVSAGVSFVLPAITKFASPILYYPTHWLIELVKFFCQLPGNSIAVGTISTGLLITLYALICTPWLFPKFRRQWWAFLLVGMNLVFIPAWYTRSNLLQITALSAGAKPVIVVQDHGRVGLINSGQAEAVKFKVLPFLRKEGINHIDWAIAASPAMSDGWKALLEAMPIRALYDFSGKKQQVISLNVVEQLAQRSGKYVSITPGQKIESGTIKIQFLSVEPTIVQIAIAQQRWLWLRDAPNVSQSQALGSALVGNEILWWSGRQLHPKLIEKLQPKTAIAYSKTIHPETLTQLQQNRVQIYQTEADGALQWTKNQGFQTSLKVDESDGSFL; encoded by the coding sequence ATGCAGCCTGTAGTGGTTTGGGGCTTGGCTTACATTGTGGGATTGTTGCTTACAGCAATTCCGATGGGAGGAGCGATCGTATTGGGCTGCGGAGTCATCAGTGCGATCGTTGCGCTGAAAAAAAGCCGAAAGTATGCGCGAATTTTTGCGATCGCTGGATGCGTCGGCTTACTTGCAGGAATTTATCTCCAGTTTCGGACACCTCAGCCGAGTCAGATTGATGTTAGTCGCTTTGTTCCCCAAGAAAAGCAGGAAGTTACTATCTCTGGAAAAGTAGCAGCATTGCCGAAACTGACGCAGAGTGGGAAGTTACAAGTCTGGTTCGATGTAGCAGCAGTCGGGGAGCAGAAAGCAGAGGGGAAGCTTTATGTCACATTGCCGGAAATCGAAGGAAAAGACTTATTTCCAGGACAAGCGATCGCCATTACGGGCAATCTCTACAAACCAAAGCCCAAGATGAATCCGGGTGGATTTGATTTTCAGAAGTACTTGGCACAAGAAGGTAGTTTTGCAGGATTGAGTGGCAAATCGATTCGATTACTTGATCTGAATCAGAAACCAGAATGGGGTTGGTGGATGGTGCAGAAACAGATTGTGCGATCGCAAACTGAACAACTTGGACAAGCAGAAGGTGCGATTGTTGCTGCAATGGTGATTGGCGGACAAGTTGTCGATATTCCTTTTGATGTCAAAGAAGCTTTTTCTAAAATTGGGCTTTCTCACGCGCTTGCTGCATCTGGATTTCAAGTGACGCTAATTTTAGGTGTGTTACTCGCTTTGACGCGACGATTGCCGAAAGTGATACAAATTAGCTGTTGCGGAGCAGGTTTGATCTGTTTTGCGGGATTAACAGGACTGCAACCTTCAGTGATGCGAGCAGTTTTGATGGGATTTGCAATCTTGATTAGTTTAGCGTTTGAGAGAAAAGTTAAGCCATTACAATCGCTATTAATCGTTGCAATCATTTTATTAATCTGGAATCCATTATGGATCTGGAGTTTAAGTTTTCAATTTAGCTTTCTCGCCACGTTAGGTTTATTGATTACAGTTCCAGCCTTGTCAAAACGATTAGATTGGTTGCCGACAGTGATTGTTCCCGCGATCGCAGTTCCAATTTCGGCTTTACTTTGGACACTGCCACTTCAGCTTTTTTCATTCGGAATCGTTTCGCCGTATTGCATTCTGGCGAATCTGCTCACCACTGTATTGATCTCGTTTATTAGTTTGGGTGGGATTGTCAGCGCGGGGGTGAGCTTTGTGCTTCCAGCGATCACGAAGTTCGCGTCTCCAATTCTCTACTATCCAACTCACTGGTTGATTGAGCTAGTCAAGTTTTTCTGCCAACTGCCCGGAAACTCGATTGCCGTTGGAACCATCTCGACCGGGTTGCTGATTACTTTATATGCGCTGATTTGTACGCCTTGGTTGTTTCCTAAGTTTCGGCGGCAATGGTGGGCTTTTTTGCTAGTTGGAATGAACTTAGTGTTTATTCCAGCTTGGTATACGCGATCGAACTTACTTCAAATTACAGCGCTTTCTGCGGGTGCAAAGCCTGTAATCGTAGTGCAAGATCACGGACGAGTGGGACTCATCAATAGCGGTCAAGCCGAAGCCGTAAAATTCAAAGTTTTGCCGTTTTTGCGCAAAGAAGGCATCAATCACATCGATTGGGCGATCGCGGCTTCTCCCGCAATGTCAGACGGTTGGAAGGCGCTTTTAGAAGCGATGCCGATTCGCGCACTCTACGATTTCTCCGGGAAAAAGCAGCAGGTGATTTCGTTGAACGTGGTCGAGCAATTAGCGCAGCGCAGTGGCAAGTATGTCTCGATTACGCCCGGGCAGAAGATTGAATCTGGGACGATCAAGATTCAATTCTTAAGCGTTGAGCCAACGATCGTGCAGATTGCGATCGCGCAGCAGCGATGGTTATGGCTCAGAGATGCGCCGAACGTTTCGCAGTCCCAGGCATTGGGAAGTGCATTAGTTGGAAATGAAATTCTTTGGTGGTCTGGGCGGCAATTGCACCCTAAGCTGATTGAGAAATTGCAGCCGAAAACCGCGATCGCTTATTCTAAAACCATTCATCCCGAAACCCTGACGCAGTTGCAGCAAAATCGTGTCCAGATTTATCAAACCGAGGCAGATGGAGCGCTGCAATGGACGAAAAATCAAGGGTTTCAAACAAGTTTAAAAGTTGATGAGTCAGACGGTTCGTTCCTGTAG
- a CDS encoding phosphodiester glycosidase family protein, whose product MTQRDRYNFGKILSVFILLLLTIPILIYGVRQNSRPPRIDETRSLFPGIAYERQALSSPRPIMVHKISIDLTTPGIRPFVNPGITSNDAKNSPRNRETIARTVTEFVDEFDLQLGINANFFHPFREETPWDFYPHAGDVVNALGQVTSNGKTYSAAEEGWSAICFLAKNRVVIDEKGICPAGTEQAVAGNDLLVKKGQPLAPPDYEAVKDKPYPRTVIAIDKTGKKLWLVLIDGKQFQYSEGMTLAETSAYLQKLGAETALNLDGGGSVTIAIQTPKGAKVLNSPIQTRIPLRERPVAVQLGFFAQKT is encoded by the coding sequence ATGACACAGCGCGATCGCTATAATTTCGGAAAAATTCTGAGCGTTTTTATTCTTTTACTCCTGACGATTCCAATTTTGATCTATGGAGTGCGGCAAAATTCTCGCCCACCGCGGATCGATGAAACGCGATCGCTCTTTCCTGGAATTGCCTACGAACGGCAAGCGCTGTCCAGTCCGCGCCCGATCATGGTGCACAAAATCTCGATCGATCTGACGACTCCAGGCATTCGTCCTTTTGTTAATCCAGGCATTACTTCTAATGATGCAAAAAATTCTCCTAGAAATCGCGAAACAATCGCACGAACCGTAACAGAATTCGTTGACGAATTTGATCTTCAACTTGGGATCAATGCAAATTTCTTCCATCCATTTCGCGAAGAAACTCCTTGGGATTTTTATCCTCATGCAGGGGATGTGGTGAATGCTTTAGGACAAGTGACCTCTAACGGAAAAACCTATTCGGCTGCTGAAGAAGGTTGGTCTGCAATCTGCTTCTTGGCTAAAAATCGAGTTGTAATCGATGAGAAAGGAATTTGTCCAGCAGGCACAGAACAAGCGGTTGCGGGCAATGATCTGCTAGTCAAGAAGGGTCAGCCTTTAGCACCCCCAGATTACGAAGCTGTGAAAGATAAGCCTTATCCTCGGACAGTCATTGCGATCGACAAAACTGGAAAAAAACTCTGGCTCGTTCTGATTGATGGCAAACAGTTCCAATACAGCGAAGGAATGACCCTAGCCGAGACATCCGCTTATTTACAAAAACTAGGTGCAGAAACCGCACTGAATTTAGACGGCGGCGGCTCTGTCACGATCGCAATCCAGACTCCCAAAGGTGCAAAAGTTCTCAATTCTCCCATTCAAACGCGCATTCCCCTACGCGAACGCCCTGTTGCAGTGCAGCTTGGCTTTTTTGCTCAAAAAACCTGA
- a CDS encoding glycosyltransferase family 2 protein, translating into MASEPLVSVVIAAYNAEAFISDTIKSLQAQTYRNFEAIIVDDGSQDRTAEIVRSFARNDDRIKLIQQPNAGVPTARNLAIQHSSGEYIAPIDADDIWYPERLAKHVHCLETADANVGLVYSWSVYLNEKGEIKGYSPFGQLGAVEGNVLPMLVFYNFLDNACSTTFRRECLDRVGYYNCEFETCEDWDLYLRIAESYQFRIVPEYLIGYRQYSGSMSTKCVTMSKFYELIMSRVYQRHPELPQYVRHWANTAFYNNLLSKSYLAGDYRLMFRWMFCSLRNDYALLLRPGIYKVTLIAIVKTLLKPFLIPSKPTEIESRSVIDQNQPDSSPEPNFWKPYDLVIQRRWQHVLKTTQI; encoded by the coding sequence ATGGCTTCTGAACCACTCGTTTCCGTTGTAATTGCCGCTTACAACGCAGAAGCATTCATCTCAGACACAATCAAATCTCTGCAAGCACAGACCTATCGAAACTTTGAAGCCATCATTGTCGATGATGGTTCACAGGATCGCACCGCAGAAATTGTGCGATCGTTTGCTCGAAATGACGATCGCATTAAACTGATTCAGCAACCTAATGCTGGAGTTCCAACGGCTCGCAATCTTGCCATTCAGCATTCTTCTGGCGAATATATTGCTCCAATTGATGCTGATGACATTTGGTATCCAGAACGCTTAGCAAAGCATGTTCACTGTTTAGAAACTGCTGATGCGAATGTGGGACTGGTTTACTCTTGGTCGGTTTATCTCAACGAAAAAGGCGAAATCAAAGGCTATTCTCCGTTTGGACAGCTTGGAGCCGTTGAAGGGAATGTGCTTCCGATGCTGGTGTTTTATAACTTTCTCGATAATGCTTGTTCGACGACCTTTCGGCGAGAATGCCTCGATCGCGTCGGTTACTATAATTGTGAATTTGAAACCTGTGAAGATTGGGATCTCTATCTGCGGATTGCAGAATCCTATCAGTTTCGGATTGTGCCAGAGTATCTGATTGGCTATCGGCAATACAGTGGCAGCATGTCTACAAAATGCGTCACGATGTCGAAATTTTATGAATTGATCATGTCTCGCGTTTATCAACGCCACCCAGAATTGCCTCAATATGTGCGGCATTGGGCAAATACAGCGTTCTATAACAATCTGTTGAGTAAGAGCTATTTAGCAGGGGATTATCGATTGATGTTTCGCTGGATGTTTTGCAGCTTGAGAAATGATTATGCGCTGTTGCTGCGTCCAGGAATTTATAAAGTGACTTTGATCGCGATCGTGAAAACGCTGCTCAAACCCTTCCTGATTCCATCAAAACCGACAGAGATCGAGTCTCGAAGTGTCATTGATCAGAATCAGCCCGATTCATCTCCTGAACCGAATTTTTGGAAACCTTATGATCTCGTAATCCAACGCCGCTGGCAGCACGTACTCAAAACGACTCAGATTTAA